A single genomic interval of Zingiber officinale cultivar Zhangliang chromosome 4A, Zo_v1.1, whole genome shotgun sequence harbors:
- the LOC121971523 gene encoding probable cadmium/zinc-transporting ATPase HMA1, chloroplastic, with protein sequence MEALAFSRNTPIASCRFPTRKRRDREPSSSLLPVDRRHLHNRLPPSLSRNKSPIRYSVSRLGLIRPRSFRAHVLADGNRDFHDHENGHEHHHHHHHHHHHHHHHHHNNNHGHGEDAVANKAQDAILRFAQAVGWAGLADFLRENLHLCCSSMALLLLASACPYVLPGGAIKRWQNVLIAIAFPLVGVIPYLLYRTIFFFL encoded by the coding sequence ATGGAAGCCCTTGCTTTCAGTAGGAACACTCCGATCGCATCTTGTAGATTTCCCACTCGGAAAAGGAGGGACAGGGAGccctcctcctccctcctcccggTGGATCGTCGGCATCTTCACAACCGGCTCCCTCCCTCGCTGTCCCGCAATAAAAGCCCTATTCGCTACTCCGTCTCCAGGTTAGGCCTCATCCGCCCCCGTAGCTTTCGCGCGCACGTCCTTGCCGACGGTAACCGCGACTTCCACGACCATGAGAATGGCCACGAGCACCACcaccatcaccaccaccaccaccaccaccaccaccaccaccaccacaacaACAACCACGGGCATGGAGAAGATGCGGTTGCAAATAAAGCTCAGGATGCTATTCTCCGCTTTGCGCAAGCGGTAGGCTGGGCCGGCCTTGCGGATTTCCTCCGGGAGAACCTACATCTTTGCTGCTCTTCTATGGCGTTGCTTCTCCTCGCTTCTGCCTGCCCCTACGTCCTTCCTGGCGGGGCGATCAAGCGGTGGCAGAATGTGCTTATTGCAATTGCCTTTCCTCTTGTTGGGGTAATTCCGTACCTGCTATATcgtaccatttttttttttttgtaa